The Candidatus Omnitrophota bacterium DNA window ATTTCTAAATATTCCGGTTACGGGAAAGGGTTAATTACAACTAAAGAATTTACTCCTTTTGAACTGGAAGTTTTGAGGTCTTTTGAATGGGACAGGATAAATTTCTCATCTCCTGAAAGAAGGGAAAAAATTGCCAGGATGCATGGGATAACTATGGAAGAATTAGGAGATTGGCGGATAAATACAAGGCGTAACCTTGGCGTAAACAGCAAGGTTAAGAACATAATGTCGGCTGCAAAAAGATAGAATATGGAGAGAAAAAAAGAAGTTAAAAAGAATGTTTTTATCCTAGGAATAGGCTCAGATATAGGAGCTCAGCTGGCATTGCGTTATCTGAATCAGGGATATGCTGTTATGGGAACTTATAGGCACAGGGGCAGCGTAAGGAGCCTGGCGCAAAAAGGTATTTGTCTTTTTCAGTGTGATGTCGCAAAAAAGCCAGAGATAAAAGAATGTATTAATAAAATTAAGAAAACAGCTAAGCCTTGGGATATTTTTATTTCTTGTGTAGGGACAATGGAGCCTATTGGTAAATTTTTTGATGTTAATTTTAATGAATGGGAAAATTCTATAATTGTTAATTCCACATCGCAACTGCGTTTTCTTCATGAATTATATCCTTATAGGCGTAAAAATACCTTAAATCATGTTGTGTTTTTCGCAGGAGGCGGAACGAACAATCCTTTTACCAATTATTCGGCTTATTGTGTTTCAAAAATTATGCTGATTAAGATGTGCGAACTTCTGGATGATGAAAATAATGACCTACATACGTTTATCGTTGGACCGGGAGTAGTAAAGACCAAGATCCATGCAGAGACGCTGCGGAATCGCTTGGCAGCCGGATCTAATTACAGCCGGACAAAACAATTTTTAAAATCGAATATCCTGGGAACTGACTATAAGGATATCTTTGACTGCATTAATTGGTGTATTGATCAGGGCCGTGAAGTTTCCGGAGGCCGCAATTTTTCTGTTGTTCACGATGCCTGGAAGAAGAGAGGGGAATCTTTTGTGCGACAGCTACGAGCTGATTCCAATAAATTTAAATTAAGAAGATTTAAGAACAGTAATAATAAAGGAGGATAAAGTGAAAAGTAGTAAAGTTAATAAATCAGCTAAAAAACTCTATAAAGAAGGAACAGGATACCAGTTTGATACCCAGGAGCTAAGGTTGGGACCCTGGACATCATACAGTTTGATTAATGACCCAAAGCATATGTGTTTTGTACTCTCTAGATATAAATTCTGCGCGAAAATTTTAGAAGGTAAAAATACTGTTATGGAGATAGGCTCAGGAGATGGTTTTGGCTTGCCGATTATAGCTCAGGCAGTAAAAAAGATATACGCAGTGGACTGGGATAAACGTTTACTCGAGGGTAATGCTGGACGTCTCAAACACTTAAAGAATGTAGAATATCTACATGTGGATTTTAATAAAGAATCTCCCAGCATTAAGGTGGATGGAATATACCTTATTGATGTAATTGAGCATTTAGACAAAAAAACTGAAAAAGTATTTTTGGATAACATCGCAAAATGCCTTAAGCCCACGGGAGTTTTAATTATTGGTACGCCTAACGTAACTGCTTCTGAGTATGCTACTCCTAGAAGTAGCATACAACATATTAATTTAAAAAGTAATAAAACTTTGCGAGAACTAATGGAGAAGTATTTTGAGAATGTATTTATGTTTGGAATGAATGATGAGGTTTTACATACCGGTTATGCTCCGATGTGCCATTATCTCTGGGCAGTGGGAGCAGGTTTACGTTTAAAAACAGGAAAATAACGATGAAGCTTTCGGATTATGTAGCCAAATTTTTGGTAGGACAAGGCATAAAACATGTATTTGTTATTACCGGCGGAGCATCTGCGCACCTGATTGATTCTATTGCTAAGACTCCTGGGATAAAATATATTTGTCCGCAGCATGAACAAGCAGGGGCAATGGCTGCCGATGCCTATGCTAGAGTTACTGGAAAATTAGGAGTGGCAATAGCCACCAGCGGACCGGGTGCCACCAATATGCTTACCGGGGTCTGTTGTTCATTCTATGATTCGATTCCGACGCTCTATATCACTGGACAGGTTTCAACCTTTCGTTCAAAAGGAAATGCCGGAATAAGGCAGTTGGGTTTTCAGGAAACAGATGTTACTGCAATATTTAGGCCTATCACTAAATATGCCGTAAGAATCAGGGATCCTAAAGAGATCAGGTATGAATTTGAAAAAGCTGTTCATATTGCGCATTCAGGAAGGCCGGGGCCAGTATTAATAGATATACCCGATAATTTACAAAGAATGGATGTCCAACCAAGATTATTAAAACCATTTATACCTGAAGATGGTAGAAATGATTCTCGTCGTTTGGATTCGCAGGTAATAAAGTGCATAGATTTACTTCGGCATGCAAAGAGGCCGGTTGTTATTCTTGGTTGGGGGATAAATCTTTCCGGCGCAGAAAAAGAAGTTTTAAAATTTGTGGAGAAGTCAGGATTACCGGTAGCGCCTACCTGGGGCCTAAGATATCTATTTCCGGCTAGCCATCCGCAATTAATCGGCGCATTCGGTACTCACGGCACACGTTACGGTAATTTTGCGGTACAAAATGCCGACTTTATTTTATCTATCGGGGCGCGCCTGGATACCCGTCAGGCAGGTTCACCTCACTGGACATTTGCCAGAGGTGCTAAAAGGATAGTTGTTGATATCGATCCTTGCGAGCTGAAGAAATTTAAGAAATTAAAAATGAAAATAGATTTGGAAGTCAATGCGGATGCCAAGGATTTTCTAGAGCTGCTTAACCGTAAAATTACCGGTATAAAACTCCCCCAGATATCGGCTTGGCAGAAGAAAATTGCTCAATGGAAAGAAAAATTTCCTGTTTTCAGGAAGGAATATTTTAAAGAGAGCGGTGTAAATCCGTATGTTTTCATAAAAATGCTTTCCGACCAGGCTTTACCGGGAGATGTTATTTTTGCTGATACTGGTTGTAGTCTAGCTTGGGTTTTGCAGTCTTTTGAATTCAAAAAAGGGCAGAAGCTTTTTAGCGCTTTTAACAACACGCCGATGGGATATTCTTTACCGGCAAGTATCGGCGCCTCTTTTGCCATTAATAAAAAACCCGTGATCTGTGTAACCGGAGACGGTGGTTTACAGATGAATATTCAGGAGCTCATAACGGCTCTAAAGCATAAACTCCCAATAAAAATCTTTCTTTTTAATAATCACGGTTATGGCATGATTCGTCAAACTCAAGACCAGTGGTTTTGTTCGCGATATGAGGCCTCTACCATAGAAAGCGGGCTAGCTTTCCCGGATTTTATTAAGGTAGCCAAAGCCTACGGTTATAAAACAGTTAATATATTAAAAGCAAAAGATATGCATAAAGGTATTAGTGAAACTCTGCATTCAAAAGGCCCTGTTTTGTGTAATATCGAGATGCACTTAGGCCATAGCGTAATTCCACAGGTTAAATTCGGAAGGGCCCTGGAAGATGGGGAGCCTTTGTTGGAAAGAAAGCATTTTTTTGAATGTATGATTGTTAAGCCGCATAAAGCATCGCTTAAATAGGAGGAATAGTTGAAAAGAGAAATAAACCTATTAGATTCACATCCTAAAACTGTCCGTGATTATGATAAGCGCGCCAAAGAAAAAACTCCGGAAATTGTTGCTATAGCTAAGCAATTTGGAAAGGATTTTTTTGATGGTGATAGGAAGTGCGGTTATGGCGGGTATAAATATGATGGGCGCTGGAAATCGGTAGTAAAAAGATTCAAAGATTATTATCACTTGGCAGATAACTGTGCAATCCTGGATATTGGATGCGGGAAAGGTTTTATGCTTGCTGATTTTAAAGAACTTATGCCGCAGGCAACTATTGCCGGAATAGATGTTAGTGAATACGCAATTGAAAACGCTATGCCGCAAGTAAAACCGTATTTAGAGATCGCTAGCGCTGAGAAGTTACCGTATCCTGACAAATCTTTCGATCTGGTTATTTCTATTAACTCGATTCATAATCTTCCACTTCAGCGGCTTAAAATTGCTTTAAAGGAGATTCAGCGTGTCTGTCGCGGGGATAGTTATATCACTATCGATGCCTGGCGTAATGAAATGGAACGCGATAATTTATTTAAATGGGTGCTTACTGCTGAAACGATGATGCATGTTGATGATTGGAAAAAGCTGTTTTTAGAAACTGGTTATACCGGTGACTACTGGTGGTTTATTGCAGATTGAAGAAGCCTGATGTTGAGACAGCGCACGCTATCTTATTGCTTTCGGGTAAGTATGTTATGCAATTGCGCGATGATAAACCGGGTATAGCTGCTC harbors:
- a CDS encoding SDR family NAD(P)-dependent oxidoreductase, coding for MERKKEVKKNVFILGIGSDIGAQLALRYLNQGYAVMGTYRHRGSVRSLAQKGICLFQCDVAKKPEIKECINKIKKTAKPWDIFISCVGTMEPIGKFFDVNFNEWENSIIVNSTSQLRFLHELYPYRRKNTLNHVVFFAGGGTNNPFTNYSAYCVSKIMLIKMCELLDDENNDLHTFIVGPGVVKTKIHAETLRNRLAAGSNYSRTKQFLKSNILGTDYKDIFDCINWCIDQGREVSGGRNFSVVHDAWKKRGESFVRQLRADSNKFKLRRFKNSNNKGG
- a CDS encoding class I SAM-dependent methyltransferase — translated: MKSSKVNKSAKKLYKEGTGYQFDTQELRLGPWTSYSLINDPKHMCFVLSRYKFCAKILEGKNTVMEIGSGDGFGLPIIAQAVKKIYAVDWDKRLLEGNAGRLKHLKNVEYLHVDFNKESPSIKVDGIYLIDVIEHLDKKTEKVFLDNIAKCLKPTGVLIIGTPNVTASEYATPRSSIQHINLKSNKTLRELMEKYFENVFMFGMNDEVLHTGYAPMCHYLWAVGAGLRLKTGK
- a CDS encoding thiamine pyrophosphate-binding protein, which translates into the protein MKLSDYVAKFLVGQGIKHVFVITGGASAHLIDSIAKTPGIKYICPQHEQAGAMAADAYARVTGKLGVAIATSGPGATNMLTGVCCSFYDSIPTLYITGQVSTFRSKGNAGIRQLGFQETDVTAIFRPITKYAVRIRDPKEIRYEFEKAVHIAHSGRPGPVLIDIPDNLQRMDVQPRLLKPFIPEDGRNDSRRLDSQVIKCIDLLRHAKRPVVILGWGINLSGAEKEVLKFVEKSGLPVAPTWGLRYLFPASHPQLIGAFGTHGTRYGNFAVQNADFILSIGARLDTRQAGSPHWTFARGAKRIVVDIDPCELKKFKKLKMKIDLEVNADAKDFLELLNRKITGIKLPQISAWQKKIAQWKEKFPVFRKEYFKESGVNPYVFIKMLSDQALPGDVIFADTGCSLAWVLQSFEFKKGQKLFSAFNNTPMGYSLPASIGASFAINKKPVICVTGDGGLQMNIQELITALKHKLPIKIFLFNNHGYGMIRQTQDQWFCSRYEASTIESGLAFPDFIKVAKAYGYKTVNILKAKDMHKGISETLHSKGPVLCNIEMHLGHSVIPQVKFGRALEDGEPLLERKHFFECMIVKPHKASLK
- a CDS encoding class I SAM-dependent methyltransferase, whose product is MKREINLLDSHPKTVRDYDKRAKEKTPEIVAIAKQFGKDFFDGDRKCGYGGYKYDGRWKSVVKRFKDYYHLADNCAILDIGCGKGFMLADFKELMPQATIAGIDVSEYAIENAMPQVKPYLEIASAEKLPYPDKSFDLVISINSIHNLPLQRLKIALKEIQRVCRGDSYITIDAWRNEMERDNLFKWVLTAETMMHVDDWKKLFLETGYTGDYWWFIAD